A region of Oceaniferula marina DNA encodes the following proteins:
- a CDS encoding NAD(P)/FAD-dependent oxidoreductase, with translation MKTIGIVGGGPAGLMAAESAAMLGARVALYDAMPSLGRKFLVAGKSGLNITNNTPFPDFLEHYSGTHLPSEQWAQILNQFDNSDLRSWVQGLGLDTFAASSGKVFPGPDRLGMKAAPLLRRWIQRLRSLGVSIHPRHRWTGVQPDLTLSFSTPKGEVSCNHDAIILALGGASWPRTGSDGAWTHMLEKAGITITPLEAANCGWEAAWPDELIDEAAGLPIKNLMVAAESPPNTTPTQQGYRGELVLTHYGLEGGPIYRLGPALRQHPRPALVIDFKPDSSIEQLTTRMGKVKRNFVREAKRRWKLDPASCALLKHLPDRGPWQSVEQLAREVKHCHIPLLRPRPIEEAISSAGGISWQALDQQLMLTKLPGVFVAGEMIDWEAPTGGYLLQACFATGRYAAKSAHHYLSQS, from the coding sequence AGCGGGTCTCATGGCCGCGGAATCCGCAGCCATGCTGGGAGCTCGCGTGGCACTCTATGATGCCATGCCCTCACTGGGACGCAAATTTCTGGTAGCCGGAAAAAGCGGACTCAACATCACCAATAACACGCCTTTCCCCGACTTTCTCGAGCACTACTCCGGAACCCATCTTCCGTCAGAGCAATGGGCACAGATCCTCAATCAGTTCGACAACTCGGATCTCAGGTCCTGGGTTCAAGGACTGGGGCTTGACACCTTTGCTGCCAGCAGCGGTAAAGTCTTCCCCGGCCCTGACCGGCTCGGTATGAAAGCCGCCCCGCTGTTGCGCCGCTGGATCCAACGCCTGCGCAGCCTCGGAGTCAGCATCCACCCCCGCCACCGCTGGACCGGCGTCCAACCGGATCTCACCCTCAGCTTCAGCACCCCAAAGGGTGAAGTGAGCTGCAACCACGACGCCATCATCCTCGCTCTGGGAGGGGCATCCTGGCCACGCACAGGCTCAGATGGTGCGTGGACCCACATGCTTGAAAAAGCGGGCATTACCATCACCCCGCTCGAAGCGGCAAACTGCGGCTGGGAAGCCGCCTGGCCTGATGAGCTCATCGATGAAGCCGCCGGACTCCCGATAAAAAACCTGATGGTCGCTGCTGAATCACCACCAAACACAACACCAACTCAGCAAGGATACAGAGGCGAACTCGTCCTCACTCACTACGGACTCGAAGGCGGGCCGATCTACCGATTGGGCCCGGCGCTACGCCAACACCCCCGACCAGCACTCGTCATCGACTTCAAACCGGACTCCAGTATCGAACAACTCACCACCCGCATGGGAAAGGTGAAACGCAACTTCGTTCGCGAAGCCAAACGCCGCTGGAAACTCGACCCTGCGAGCTGTGCATTACTCAAACATCTACCGGACCGCGGACCGTGGCAATCCGTGGAACAACTCGCCAGAGAGGTTAAACACTGCCATATCCCCCTCCTGCGGCCCCGCCCGATTGAGGAAGCCATCTCCTCAGCTGGAGGCATCAGCTGGCAGGCACTCGACCAGCAGCTGATGCTCACCAAGCTACCAGGAGTCTTTGTGGCCGGTGAAATGATCGACTGGGAAGCCCCCACCGGAGGCTATCTCCTGCAGGCGTGTTTTGCCACCGGCCGCTACGCTGCAAAATCGGCGCACCACTATCTATCACAAAGCTAA
- a CDS encoding MipA/OmpV family protein — MLSKITALGCFAGTLLVLPGTAGEATSAKASEKSSVASDIPLQLTPEVPQPPKWGVQMSYRYAHTPFKAGSQNVDGVVPLFYYEGERFFLRGVEGGAHLWNNEQIEIDTFLRYRFFDYPEIYEDSLDHDTFDAGLRASWRLNESSRIAAEILTDFDGRVHGAARWEADHYHDRWWFHPFVEARLKTSNFNSRYYGLGLDDVDAGFDVKVGVKSRYHIWRNLYAEGSVEARWLDGNTTDSDLVEDSMEYAGMIGLGFYEAPYPHSAKSPARSLNAKPYFRVAQGWGTDSSLAQILEGDIRTDKGADVNMTSIFYGHPLSDTLFGLPLEVYLTTGLIHHWSSDVQGSATEYVMGLKVYYTVPTPWRVRLGVAEGVSYIDSYTYYEENSLIDKGYDPSRLLNYLDFTIDLNLGDVFGANKIEDLWLGYGIHHRSGIFEASPTFGNVSGGSNFNTLYLQWSGKF, encoded by the coding sequence ATGCTTTCAAAAATAACAGCCCTAGGGTGCTTCGCCGGCACCTTACTCGTCTTACCCGGCACTGCGGGGGAAGCAACATCAGCCAAGGCTTCGGAGAAATCCAGCGTCGCGTCGGACATCCCCCTTCAGCTAACACCGGAAGTCCCTCAACCTCCGAAATGGGGCGTCCAAATGTCCTACCGCTACGCCCACACCCCCTTCAAGGCTGGCAGCCAGAATGTCGACGGAGTCGTGCCCTTGTTCTATTACGAAGGCGAGCGCTTTTTCCTCCGCGGAGTCGAAGGTGGTGCCCACCTCTGGAACAACGAGCAGATTGAAATCGACACCTTTCTGAGATACCGCTTTTTTGATTACCCCGAAATCTACGAAGACAGCCTCGACCACGACACCTTCGATGCCGGATTGAGAGCCTCTTGGAGACTCAACGAGTCCTCACGCATTGCAGCCGAAATCCTCACCGATTTCGATGGCCGGGTCCATGGCGCGGCACGCTGGGAAGCCGACCACTACCACGACCGCTGGTGGTTCCACCCCTTTGTTGAGGCCCGACTCAAAACATCCAACTTCAACTCGCGTTACTACGGTCTCGGACTGGATGATGTCGATGCCGGGTTCGACGTCAAAGTCGGTGTAAAATCGCGCTATCACATTTGGCGCAACCTCTATGCTGAAGGATCCGTCGAAGCCCGCTGGCTCGATGGAAACACAACCGACAGCGACCTTGTGGAAGATTCCATGGAATACGCCGGCATGATCGGTCTCGGGTTTTACGAAGCCCCCTACCCCCACTCCGCAAAATCACCTGCACGCAGCCTCAATGCCAAACCTTACTTCCGCGTAGCCCAAGGATGGGGAACCGATTCATCCCTAGCCCAAATCCTGGAAGGCGATATCCGCACCGACAAAGGAGCCGACGTCAACATGACTTCCATTTTCTACGGCCACCCACTCTCAGACACCTTGTTCGGCCTCCCCCTGGAGGTCTATCTCACGACCGGACTCATCCACCACTGGTCGTCCGACGTCCAAGGCAGTGCCACTGAGTATGTCATGGGGCTGAAAGTGTATTACACCGTGCCGACGCCATGGAGAGTCCGCCTCGGCGTTGCCGAGGGAGTCTCCTATATCGACTCCTACACCTACTATGAAGAAAACAGCCTGATCGACAAAGGTTACGACCCCAGTCGCTTACTCAACTACCTCGACTTTACCATCGACCTCAACCTAGGGGATGTCTTTGGGGCAAATAAAATCGAGGACCTCTGGTTAGGTTACGGTATTCATCACCGCTCCGGCATTTTTGAAGCATCTCCCACCTTTGGCAATGTCTCCGGAGGAAGTAACTTCAACACACTCTACCTACAGTGGTCAGGGAAATTTTAA